One Janthinobacterium sp. TB1-E2 genomic region harbors:
- a CDS encoding multidrug effflux MFS transporter has translation MKTRNLTLVLAGLAMLGPFATDTFLPSFPAIGTHFDVSSVLVQQTLSIYLAAYAFMTLFYGTLSDSFGRRPVILASLLIFAAGSIGAAFAPSFGWLLFFRGMQGASAGAGRVIGQAIVRDSLSGAAAQKMLANIMMVFGIAPAIAPIIGGWLHVAYGWQSTFVFTFSVTVLLLLACLKGLPESLAVEQRQSFHPGNIARNYWLALRHRAFLLRSLAVAFAFGGFALYIASAPHFILELLHLPETAFGWMFIPMVAGLVLGSALSGRLAHAVKSTVLVRWGLLAMAATGALNIAYNHWFAASIPFAVVPVMLYAFGMSLALPGMTMSTLDIFPQMRGLAASLQNFVQMLVFALVSGFVAPLLFDSAFKLALGQASAVVLAAFFWWLGTRQTAAHGATGVAKAA, from the coding sequence ATGAAGACCAGAAACCTGACTCTCGTGCTGGCCGGGCTGGCCATGCTGGGCCCGTTCGCCACCGATACCTTCTTGCCGTCGTTTCCCGCAATCGGCACGCATTTCGACGTCAGCAGCGTGCTGGTGCAGCAGACCCTGAGCATCTACCTGGCCGCCTATGCCTTCATGACCTTGTTCTACGGCACCTTGTCCGACTCGTTTGGCCGCCGTCCCGTGATCCTCGCTTCCCTGCTGATCTTTGCGGCCGGCTCCATCGGTGCCGCGTTCGCGCCCAGCTTTGGCTGGCTGCTGTTCTTCCGCGGCATGCAGGGCGCCTCGGCCGGGGCGGGCAGGGTGATCGGCCAAGCCATCGTGCGCGACAGCCTGTCGGGCGCGGCCGCGCAAAAGATGCTGGCCAATATCATGATGGTGTTCGGCATCGCGCCCGCCATCGCCCCCATTATCGGCGGCTGGCTGCATGTGGCCTACGGCTGGCAATCGACGTTCGTGTTCACTTTTTCCGTCACCGTGCTGCTGTTGCTGGCCTGCCTGAAAGGCTTGCCGGAAAGTTTGGCTGTCGAGCAACGCCAATCTTTTCACCCAGGCAACATCGCGCGCAATTACTGGCTGGCCTTGCGCCATCGGGCGTTCCTGCTGCGTTCGCTGGCCGTGGCCTTCGCCTTTGGCGGCTTCGCCCTGTACATCGCGTCGGCACCGCATTTTATTTTGGAACTGCTGCACCTGCCGGAAACGGCGTTTGGCTGGATGTTCATCCCCATGGTGGCCGGTCTTGTGCTGGGTTCTGCGCTGTCGGGCAGGCTGGCCCACGCGGTGAAAAGCACCGTGCTGGTGCGCTGGGGCTTGCTGGCCATGGCGGCCACGGGCGCGCTCAATATTGCTTACAACCACTGGTTCGCGGCCAGCATCCCTTTCGCCGTCGTGCCCGTGATGCTGTATGCGTTCGGCATGTCGCTGGCCTTGCCGGGCATGACCATGTCGACGCTCGACATATTCCCGCAGATGCGGGGCCTGGCCGCCTCCTTGCAAAACTTCGTGCAAATGCTGGTGTTTGCGCTGGTGTCCGGTTTTGTCGCACCATTGCTGTTCGACAGCGCATTCAAGCTGGCGCTGGGGCAAGCCTCGGCCGTGGTGCTGGCCGCGTTTTTCTGGTGGCTGGGTACGCGCCAGACCGCAGCGCACGGTGCTACCGGGGTTGCCAAAGCGGCATGA
- a CDS encoding DUF3422 domain-containing protein gives MHLINSSLNHALRVPLAAEIHSRPFLQLDAPELITHLAVYKDDSAAPGASNMAAQHATLAALCTHFGVTPPSTEAKYFYYDFGRFRLKWECHTEFATFTFAEHPGAALPLEKAFERMPLEQLPQQWLVGLKGKLMVAAHVVLEQATEPAEIFMQGLSRVFEGNTLAGSKVLQGGELWTDFTIQSDGFSRFVIRDAGMRSQQSGRLVQRVLEIETYRMMALLGLPYAMQAAPSLNAIENELATLAAAMVDTDDAPGLAKTDDGVSEQGLLDRITRLAARIEKLSLDNSYRFSASKAYMGLVKARIDELREVRIEGIPTVEEFMDRRLTPAMNTCEAMASRQEAMAQRIANTNDLLRTRVGIVQELQNRQILQSMNARAAQQLRLQQAVEGLSVAAISYYVIGLFSYTGKAAKVMGLPVNPEILVGALVPFVAAAVWLGLRRMHHKLHAD, from the coding sequence ATGCACTTGATTAACTCCAGTTTGAACCACGCCTTGCGCGTGCCGCTGGCTGCGGAAATCCACTCGCGGCCGTTTTTACAACTCGATGCCCCCGAGCTGATCACCCATCTGGCCGTGTATAAAGATGACAGCGCGGCGCCCGGTGCGTCGAATATGGCGGCCCAGCACGCCACCTTGGCGGCCCTGTGTACGCATTTCGGCGTCACGCCCCCTAGCACCGAAGCCAAGTATTTTTATTACGACTTTGGCCGCTTCCGCCTGAAATGGGAATGCCACACGGAATTTGCCACGTTTACCTTTGCCGAGCATCCTGGTGCCGCCTTGCCCCTGGAAAAGGCATTCGAGCGCATGCCGCTGGAGCAATTGCCGCAGCAGTGGCTGGTGGGCTTGAAGGGCAAGCTGATGGTGGCGGCCCACGTGGTGCTCGAGCAGGCGACCGAGCCTGCCGAGATCTTCATGCAGGGCTTGTCGCGCGTGTTCGAGGGCAATACCCTGGCCGGCAGCAAAGTATTGCAGGGCGGAGAGTTGTGGACGGATTTCACGATCCAGTCCGACGGTTTCAGCCGTTTCGTCATCCGCGACGCGGGCATGCGCTCGCAGCAGTCGGGCCGATTGGTACAGCGCGTGCTGGAAATCGAAACCTACCGCATGATGGCCTTGCTGGGCTTGCCCTACGCCATGCAGGCGGCGCCATCGCTGAACGCCATCGAAAACGAACTGGCGACCCTGGCCGCCGCCATGGTCGACACGGACGACGCACCGGGCCTGGCCAAGACGGACGACGGCGTCTCCGAGCAAGGCTTGCTCGACCGCATCACGCGCCTGGCCGCCCGCATTGAAAAGCTGTCACTCGACAATAGCTACCGTTTTTCCGCCTCGAAAGCCTACATGGGCCTCGTCAAGGCGCGCATCGACGAGTTGCGCGAAGTGCGTATCGAAGGCATCCCGACGGTCGAGGAATTCATGGACCGCCGCCTGACGCCGGCCATGAATACATGCGAAGCGATGGCCAGCCGCCAGGAAGCGATGGCGCAGCGCATTGCCAACACGAATGACTTGCTGCGCACGCGCGTTGGCATCGTGCAGGAATTGCAGAACCGGCAAATCCTGCAATCGATGAACGCGCGCGCGGCACAGCAGCTGCGCTTGCAGCAAGCGGTGGAAGGCCTGTCGGTTGCCGCCATTTCCTATTATGTGATCGGCCTGTTCAGCTACACGGGCAAGGCGGCCAAGGTGATGGGGCTGCCCGTGAATCCGGAAATCCTCGTCGGTGCCCTGGTGCCGTTCGTGGCGGCCGCCGTCTGGCTGGGCCTGCGCCGCATGCACCACAAGCTGCACGCGGACTGA
- a CDS encoding BlaI/MecI/CopY family transcriptional regulator: MLKNTSTPHPTAAELDLLRILWQRGPSDARAVYDALAAERADASYATVLRQLQLMHGKGLLSRDESQRPQLYAAVEAQEKLQTSLLKDLIGKVFSGSGKALVLTALREHVSDAERLEIEKILRSKDGGAP, from the coding sequence ATGTTAAAAAATACCTCCACTCCCCATCCCACGGCCGCCGAACTGGACCTGCTGCGCATCTTGTGGCAGCGCGGTCCGTCCGACGCCCGCGCCGTGTATGACGCCCTGGCCGCCGAGCGCGCCGACGCCAGTTACGCCACCGTGCTGCGCCAATTGCAGCTGATGCATGGCAAGGGCTTGCTGAGCCGCGATGAAAGCCAGCGTCCCCAGCTGTATGCGGCCGTCGAAGCGCAGGAAAAGTTACAGACCAGCTTGCTCAAGGACTTGATCGGCAAGGTGTTTTCCGGTTCCGGCAAGGCGCTCGTGCTGACGGCGCTGCGCGAGCACGTGAGCGACGCGGAACGCTTGGAAATTGAAAAAATCCTGCGCAGCAAGGACGGCGGCGCGCCATGA
- a CDS encoding M56 family metallopeptidase, with protein sequence MNLDMGLGVELGKLVPALGWVLLYFVWQGVIVGAVSAVLLWLLRDASARWRYAVCALALVLCLCIPSLHLLSLLVGTSPAQLPVDAPPAWRAALQAWMPALVLAWSAGVGLMSLRLCLGLAWVGKLRRQAVAAPAIWQARLDALALRMGLHRRPPLKLHAGLASPVTVGFWRPVILLPAALLSGMPVALLEALLAHELAHVRRWDYLVNLLQSVAEALLFFHPVVWWLSARMRAEREQVADALAAQALQDPQRLATALHALSLQTAAPQHSGLLMSARGGALLTRIERLMAPGLDTGSWKMAVPALLLACATLLLQTQGKPEVSGATLAEAAAGMLDLPVSAKHMLVFDDASGKVLMAKDADAVVPIASITKLMTAMVVLDAGQDHDEQVRIVRADGEASLQRHSLLADGVAVSRGALLQLALLPSENRAAAALARTYPGGSAAFNDALQAKIRSLGLRHTTLLDPVGSSPANTSTASEVAKIVAAAARYPDIARITSHPQASVAVNGKTRTLHNTNPLVGGKGWDIVLSKTGSSHEAGSCLSMRMRSGGKHVTVVLLDADGAQRRSLDAGHIRDTLADRTGRMH encoded by the coding sequence ATGAACCTGGACATGGGCTTGGGCGTTGAGTTGGGCAAGCTTGTCCCTGCGCTGGGCTGGGTGCTGCTGTATTTTGTCTGGCAGGGCGTGATCGTCGGCGCCGTTTCCGCCGTCCTGCTGTGGCTGCTGCGCGACGCCAGCGCGCGCTGGCGCTATGCCGTCTGCGCGCTGGCCCTAGTGCTGTGCCTGTGTATTCCCTCGCTCCACCTGCTGTCTCTGCTGGTCGGCACATCGCCAGCCCAGCTGCCGGTGGACGCGCCGCCCGCCTGGCGCGCCGCGCTGCAAGCGTGGATGCCGGCCCTGGTGCTGGCCTGGAGCGCCGGCGTCGGCCTGATGAGCTTGCGGCTGTGCCTGGGCTTGGCGTGGGTCGGCAAGCTGCGCCGCCAGGCCGTGGCCGCCCCGGCCATCTGGCAGGCGCGCCTCGATGCGCTGGCCCTGCGCATGGGCTTGCACCGGCGGCCGCCGCTCAAGCTGCATGCGGGCCTGGCCAGTCCTGTGACGGTAGGCTTTTGGCGCCCCGTCATCCTGCTGCCGGCCGCCTTGCTGAGCGGCATGCCCGTCGCCTTGCTCGAAGCGCTGCTGGCGCATGAACTGGCCCACGTGCGGCGCTGGGATTACCTGGTCAACCTGCTGCAAAGCGTGGCCGAGGCACTGCTGTTTTTTCACCCTGTCGTCTGGTGGCTGTCGGCGCGCATGCGGGCCGAGCGCGAACAGGTGGCCGATGCCCTGGCTGCGCAAGCGCTGCAGGATCCGCAGCGGCTGGCCACGGCGCTGCATGCCTTGTCCCTGCAGACGGCGGCGCCGCAGCACTCCGGCTTGCTGATGTCGGCCCGGGGCGGGGCGTTGCTCACGCGCATAGAACGCTTGATGGCGCCCGGCCTTGACACCGGCAGCTGGAAGATGGCCGTGCCCGCATTGCTGCTGGCTTGCGCCACCTTGCTGCTGCAGACGCAAGGCAAGCCCGAAGTCAGCGGGGCGACCCTGGCTGAAGCCGCCGCCGGCATGCTGGACTTGCCCGTCAGCGCCAAACACATGCTGGTGTTCGATGACGCCAGCGGCAAGGTGCTGATGGCGAAAGACGCGGACGCCGTCGTGCCCATCGCCTCGATCACCAAGCTGATGACGGCCATGGTGGTGCTCGACGCGGGGCAGGATCATGATGAGCAGGTACGCATCGTGCGCGCCGATGGCGAGGCGTCCTTGCAGCGCCACAGCCTGCTGGCCGATGGCGTGGCCGTGTCGCGCGGCGCGCTGTTGCAACTGGCGCTGCTGCCGTCCGAAAACCGCGCCGCCGCCGCGCTGGCGCGCACCTATCCGGGCGGCAGCGCGGCTTTTAATGACGCCTTGCAAGCGAAGATCCGCAGCCTGGGCTTGCGCCACACCACCTTGCTGGACCCCGTCGGCAGTTCGCCCGCGAATACGTCCACGGCCAGCGAGGTGGCGAAGATCGTCGCGGCCGCCGCGCGCTATCCGGACATCGCGCGCATCACCAGCCACCCGCAAGCGAGCGTGGCCGTCAATGGCAAGACACGTACCTTGCACAACACCAACCCGCTTGTCGGTGGCAAGGGCTGGGACATTGTGCTGTCCAAGACGGGCAGCAGCCACGAGGCGGGCAGCTGCCTGAGCATGCGCATGCGCAGCGGCGGCAAGCACGTCACCGTGGTACTGCTGGACGCCGATGGCGCACAGCGCCGCTCGCTCGACGCGGGACACATCCGCGACACCCTGGCCGACAGGACCGGCCGCATGCATTGA
- the bla gene encoding subclass B3 metallo-beta-lactamase, which produces MTLLAKLMLATVATMAAGTGQAKTPATVQDKPVNCDNCKEWNAPVKPFNVFGNTWYVGTAGLSAVLVTSPQGHILLDGALPQSAPLIIANIKGLGFRIEDVKYILNSHAHWDHAGGIAALQRASGATVMASAAAAPVLQSGTNGKDDPQYQADPVVHVAKVSKVSLVGEGDTVKVGPLTLTAHMTPGHTPGGTTWTWTSCEGQRCLDVVYADSLNPYASGDFRYTGKGAGKGGTPDISASFEASIAKVAALPCDIIIPVHPGTTDVLGKAARRSGSDNPLIDASACRAYAAEAGGLLAKRLAKERGAPAPLDAKGAAHAH; this is translated from the coding sequence ATGACACTATTGGCGAAGTTGATGCTGGCTACGGTTGCGACCATGGCGGCTGGTACGGGGCAGGCGAAGACGCCGGCGACTGTGCAGGATAAACCGGTTAATTGCGACAATTGCAAGGAATGGAACGCGCCCGTCAAGCCGTTCAATGTCTTTGGCAATACCTGGTATGTGGGCACGGCCGGCCTGTCGGCCGTGCTGGTGACGAGTCCGCAAGGCCATATCCTGCTCGATGGCGCGCTGCCGCAATCGGCGCCGTTGATCATCGCAAACATCAAGGGGCTGGGCTTTCGCATCGAGGACGTGAAATACATCCTCAATTCCCACGCGCATTGGGACCATGCGGGCGGCATTGCCGCGCTGCAGCGGGCCAGCGGCGCCACCGTGATGGCCAGCGCGGCGGCCGCCCCCGTGCTGCAAAGCGGCACCAATGGCAAGGACGATCCGCAATACCAGGCCGATCCCGTCGTGCATGTGGCCAAGGTAAGCAAGGTCAGCCTGGTGGGTGAGGGCGATACCGTCAAGGTTGGACCGTTGACCCTGACTGCCCACATGACGCCGGGCCACACCCCCGGCGGCACGACGTGGACGTGGACGTCATGCGAAGGCCAGCGCTGCCTGGACGTCGTGTATGCGGATAGCTTGAACCCATATGCGAGCGGCGATTTCCGTTATACGGGCAAAGGCGCGGGCAAAGGCGGCACGCCCGATATTTCGGCCTCGTTCGAAGCGAGCATCGCCAAGGTGGCTGCCTTGCCATGCGACATCATCATCCCCGTGCATCCGGGTACGACCGACGTGCTGGGCAAGGCCGCCAGGCGCAGCGGATCGGACAATCCCCTGATCGACGCCAGCGCCTGCCGCGCCTATGCGGCCGAAGCGGGCGGCTTGCTGGCCAAGCGCCTGGCGAAAGAGCGGGGCGCGCCTGCGCCTCTCGACGCCAAGGGCGCGGCGCACGCGCATTAA
- a CDS encoding tetratricopeptide repeat protein has product MREKLEKLLAQGRDNALLRFGLGDACLKDHDAEQAALHLAQATVQQPGYSAAWKLLGKALHQLGRLDEAQAAWTTGVTVAQQQGDLQAVKEMTVFVKRLHKQRQAAE; this is encoded by the coding sequence ATGCGTGAAAAGCTGGAAAAACTGCTGGCGCAGGGGCGCGACAACGCGCTGCTGCGCTTTGGCCTGGGAGATGCCTGCCTGAAAGACCATGACGCCGAACAAGCAGCCCTGCACCTGGCGCAAGCCACCGTGCAGCAGCCCGGCTATTCCGCCGCCTGGAAACTGCTGGGCAAGGCCTTGCACCAGCTGGGCCGGCTGGACGAAGCGCAGGCCGCGTGGACCACCGGCGTGACAGTGGCCCAGCAGCAAGGCGACCTGCAAGCCGTCAAGGAAATGACGGTGTTCGTCAAACGCCTGCACAAACAGCGCCAGGCGGCAGAGTAA
- a CDS encoding zinc-dependent alcohol dehydrogenase family protein, giving the protein MQALVLTSFAAPMSIAHLPVPQPGPGQVLVRIAASGVNPLDTKIAAGAAPHARPSLPAILGIDVAGTVEAVGDGVTTFHVGATVYGMAGGIGGIQGSLAEYGVFDAALLAPVPLGLSMREAAALPLVFITAWEGLVDRAHVKVGDSVLVHGGAGGVGHMAVQLAVALGATVFATGSAASRDAIEALGARFIDYRTSTVDDYVAEHTGGAGFDIVYDTVGGATLDASFQAARLYGGHVVSCLGWGTFALSPLTARAATYSGVFTLLPLLSGEHHARHGAILREANKLIEAGKLQVRLDPRRFTLHTAHDAHAAQIDGSARGKLVVEVRD; this is encoded by the coding sequence ATGCAAGCCCTCGTCCTCACCAGCTTTGCCGCCCCTATGAGCATCGCACACCTGCCCGTGCCGCAGCCCGGTCCCGGGCAAGTCCTCGTGCGTATCGCCGCCAGCGGTGTCAATCCGCTCGACACGAAAATCGCGGCCGGCGCCGCCCCGCACGCCCGGCCCAGCCTGCCCGCCATCCTCGGCATCGACGTGGCCGGCACGGTGGAGGCCGTCGGCGATGGCGTGACGACTTTTCACGTTGGCGCAACAGTGTATGGCATGGCGGGCGGCATCGGCGGCATCCAGGGCTCGCTGGCCGAGTACGGCGTCTTTGACGCCGCGCTGCTGGCGCCCGTGCCGCTTGGGCTGAGCATGCGCGAAGCAGCCGCCCTGCCCCTCGTCTTCATCACGGCCTGGGAAGGATTGGTCGATCGTGCCCACGTGAAGGTGGGCGACAGTGTGCTCGTGCATGGTGGCGCGGGCGGCGTGGGCCACATGGCCGTGCAGCTCGCCGTCGCCCTTGGCGCCACGGTGTTTGCCACGGGCAGCGCCGCCAGCCGCGATGCCATCGAAGCGCTGGGCGCCCGTTTCATCGATTACCGGACCAGCACGGTGGACGACTACGTGGCCGAACATACGGGCGGCGCCGGCTTCGACATCGTCTACGACACGGTGGGCGGCGCCACCCTGGACGCCAGCTTCCAGGCGGCACGCCTATACGGCGGCCACGTCGTCAGCTGCCTCGGCTGGGGCACGTTCGCGCTGAGCCCGCTGACGGCGCGCGCGGCAACGTACTCGGGCGTGTTCACCCTGCTGCCCCTGTTGAGCGGTGAGCATCATGCGCGCCATGGCGCCATCCTGCGCGAAGCCAACAAGCTGATCGAGGCGGGCAAGCTGCAGGTGCGGCTCGATCCACGCCGCTTTACCTTGCACACGGCGCACGATGCGCACGCGGCGCAAATCGACGGCAGCGCGCGCGGCAAGCTGGTGGTGGAGGTGCGGGATTGA
- a CDS encoding LysR family transcriptional regulator, with product MDRLEAMQVFCAVVEAGGFSKAAQRLGISTSSVTNQVAALEKHFGVRLLQRTTRSMSLTAEGRQCHAQARQMLADMAALESSLEQAAGKPSGSLRVDMPSSISRNLVAPALPRFMAAYPDISLRLTVSDRLVDMVEEGIDVMLRIGEPQDSSLVARSLLNMDYLCCASPAFVSRHGLPRTPQELDQFACLHFLYPKSRQVRPWLFQAKAGEEGDAAYAHTPPAALAFDHIESMIAAAQAGCGIVQALSVSVLQPLREGSLVAVLQPFRTRGPDLWALFHPRQLRAAKVQVFVEFLTQMFDEGFNGN from the coding sequence ATGGACAGGCTGGAAGCGATGCAGGTGTTTTGCGCCGTGGTCGAGGCGGGCGGCTTCAGCAAGGCGGCGCAGCGCCTGGGCATCTCGACCTCATCCGTGACGAACCAGGTGGCGGCGCTGGAAAAACACTTCGGCGTGCGCCTTTTGCAGCGCACCACGCGCAGCATGTCGCTGACGGCCGAAGGCCGGCAATGCCACGCGCAGGCGCGCCAGATGCTGGCCGATATGGCGGCGCTGGAGTCCAGTCTTGAACAAGCGGCCGGGAAACCATCGGGCAGCTTGCGCGTGGATATGCCCAGCAGCATCAGCCGCAACCTCGTGGCGCCCGCCTTGCCCCGCTTTATGGCCGCCTATCCCGACATTTCCCTGCGCCTGACCGTCAGCGACCGCCTGGTCGACATGGTGGAAGAGGGCATCGACGTGATGCTGCGCATCGGCGAACCGCAGGATTCGTCGCTGGTCGCGCGCAGCCTGCTGAACATGGATTATCTGTGCTGTGCCTCGCCCGCCTTTGTCTCCCGGCATGGCCTGCCGCGCACGCCGCAGGAGCTGGACCAGTTTGCCTGCCTGCATTTCCTGTATCCGAAATCGCGCCAGGTGCGGCCTTGGCTGTTCCAGGCCAAGGCTGGAGAGGAGGGCGACGCGGCATATGCGCATACGCCGCCGGCCGCCCTGGCCTTCGACCATATCGAATCGATGATTGCCGCCGCCCAGGCCGGCTGCGGTATCGTGCAGGCGTTGTCCGTTTCCGTGCTGCAGCCGCTGCGTGAAGGCAGCCTCGTGGCCGTGCTGCAACCGTTCCGCACGCGGGGGCCGGACCTGTGGGCGCTGTTCCATCCGCGTCAGCTGCGCGCGGCCAAGGTGCAGGTGTTCGTGGAGTTTTTGACGCAGATGTTTGATGAAGGCTTTAATGGGAATTGA
- a CDS encoding TonB-dependent siderophore receptor, with protein MSVFLRRPVALLLAAASPWSLAVDGAQADDVVTVKAERQHYRSLSATGATKTDALLMDLPQSVRVLTGDLLRDAGVTTLAGALDLASGISKQSPLGGLWDSYAMRGFTGDPNFGSDYMVNGFSSSRGYNGMRDGGNTQAVEVLKGPASALYGRGEPGGTVNITTKKPKFAPEYSADVSLGSFQTRRAAVDLTGPLSGTIAYRLNAAHEAGHSFRDTVKVERSLFSPSFLWLVGEHTTVSYEIEAVRQRAPFDRGVVAVNGQLGLVPVSRFLGEPGDGPMTVKSLGQQLFIHHALSDDWTVQAGASYRDSELSGYSTEASKLLADGRTLQRQRRHRDFSATDVSARVEVLGKFRTGVLAHEVLAGVDAYHFDDHRVQLRRNPSAANAYAIDIFNPVYGGKADPLALSIDTQEGQRARGLYAQDQIDLGAQWKALVGVRHDTYTQDVTNNRLQVSNRQSLSATSPRAGLVYQPTKAWSLYASAAKGFRPNSGISIANQAFPAERSRSYELGAKLETGKLTGTVAVYDIRKSNVLTTNPANTDFAIAAGEVGSRGLELDVSGEMARGLRVSGAYAYTNATVTRGDNTIVTGSRFANVPRHSGNLLATQQFALGTGTASVGGGVQYVGERLGDVAVSSKFTLPAYTTAKLLASYSPNAKLRLALNVENLFNRSYYASSYSQLWVAPGAERMVTLNAHYRF; from the coding sequence ATGTCCGTGTTTTTACGCCGCCCCGTGGCGCTCTTGCTGGCCGCCGCCAGCCCCTGGTCACTGGCAGTCGATGGTGCGCAGGCTGATGACGTCGTTACCGTCAAGGCCGAGCGCCAGCATTACCGCAGCCTGTCGGCCACAGGCGCCACCAAGACGGACGCCTTGCTGATGGACTTGCCGCAAAGCGTGCGCGTGCTGACCGGCGACCTGCTGCGCGACGCGGGCGTGACGACCCTGGCCGGCGCGCTGGACCTGGCCAGCGGTATTTCCAAACAAAGCCCGCTGGGCGGCCTGTGGGACAGCTACGCCATGCGCGGCTTTACGGGCGACCCGAATTTCGGTTCCGACTACATGGTCAACGGTTTCAGTTCCAGCCGCGGCTACAACGGCATGCGTGACGGCGGCAATACGCAGGCAGTGGAAGTACTGAAAGGTCCTGCGTCGGCCCTGTACGGGCGGGGCGAACCGGGCGGTACGGTGAACATCACGACGAAAAAGCCGAAGTTCGCGCCGGAATACAGCGCCGATGTCTCGCTCGGCAGCTTCCAGACGCGCCGCGCCGCCGTCGACTTGACGGGACCCTTGAGCGGCACCATCGCCTACCGCCTGAACGCGGCGCATGAAGCAGGGCACAGCTTCCGCGATACGGTGAAAGTCGAGCGCAGCCTGTTTTCGCCGTCCTTCCTCTGGCTGGTGGGCGAGCATACGACGGTGTCGTATGAAATCGAGGCCGTGCGGCAGCGCGCGCCGTTCGACCGCGGCGTCGTCGCCGTAAATGGCCAGCTGGGACTTGTCCCCGTGTCACGCTTTCTGGGCGAACCTGGCGACGGTCCCATGACGGTCAAGTCGCTGGGGCAGCAGCTGTTCATCCACCACGCCTTGTCCGACGACTGGACGGTGCAGGCGGGCGCGTCCTACCGCGACAGCGAATTGAGCGGCTATTCGACCGAGGCGAGCAAGCTGCTGGCCGATGGCCGCACCCTGCAACGCCAGCGCCGCCACCGCGATTTCTCGGCCACCGACGTGTCGGCACGCGTTGAAGTGCTGGGCAAGTTCAGGACGGGCGTGCTGGCGCACGAAGTGCTGGCCGGCGTCGACGCCTATCATTTCGACGACCACCGGGTGCAGCTGCGCCGCAATCCCTCGGCCGCGAATGCCTATGCCATCGATATTTTCAATCCCGTGTACGGCGGCAAGGCCGATCCGCTGGCCCTGTCCATCGATACGCAGGAAGGGCAAAGGGCGCGCGGCCTGTATGCGCAGGACCAGATCGACCTCGGTGCGCAATGGAAGGCGCTGGTTGGCGTGCGCCACGATACGTACACGCAGGACGTGACGAATAATCGCCTGCAGGTGAGCAACCGCCAGTCGCTGTCGGCCACCAGCCCGCGCGCGGGCCTCGTCTACCAGCCGACGAAAGCGTGGTCGCTGTATGCGAGCGCGGCCAAGGGTTTCCGGCCCAACAGCGGCATCAGCATAGCCAACCAGGCGTTCCCGGCCGAGCGCAGCCGCTCGTATGAGCTGGGTGCCAAGCTGGAAACGGGCAAGCTGACGGGCACCGTGGCCGTGTACGACATCCGCAAGAGCAATGTGCTGACGACCAATCCCGCCAACACGGACTTCGCCATCGCGGCGGGCGAGGTGGGCAGCCGGGGCCTGGAGCTCGACGTGTCGGGCGAAATGGCGCGCGGCTTGCGCGTCTCGGGCGCCTATGCCTACACCAACGCCACCGTCACGCGCGGCGACAATACGATCGTGACGGGCAGCCGCTTCGCCAACGTGCCACGCCACAGCGGCAATCTGCTGGCCACGCAGCAATTCGCGCTGGGTACGGGCACGGCCAGCGTGGGCGGCGGCGTGCAATATGTGGGCGAGCGCCTGGGCGACGTCGCCGTCAGCAGCAAATTTACCTTGCCGGCCTACACGACGGCCAAACTGCTGGCATCGTATTCTCCCAACGCCAAACTGCGCCTGGCGCTGAACGTGGAAAACCTGTTCAACCGCAGCTACTATGCGAGTTCCTAT